Proteins encoded by one window of Campylobacter concisus:
- a CDS encoding ATP-binding protein yields the protein MIDWGVKYAAIYKSTKGMLKPVEDIDFVDIDSLYGLEKQKEILLKNTLNFIEGKDANHVLLWGERGCGKSSLVRAVFTKFYKEGLRIIEIGCEDLKYLGDIIDEIRKSEFKFIIFCDDLSFENGSNEYKFLKPIMDGSIQKPPKNVLLYATSNRRHLISEFKSENENSELIDGEIHYSDAAQEKISLSDRFGLWISFYQGNYDEYLKMVDFYFKDYKGNKDELHTLAKNFATLRASRSGRTAKQFYLTFKENLK from the coding sequence ATGATAGATTGGGGTGTGAAATACGCAGCGATTTATAAGAGCACAAAAGGGATGTTAAAGCCGGTCGAGGATATCGATTTTGTCGATATCGACTCGCTTTATGGACTGGAAAAACAAAAAGAAATTTTGCTAAAAAATACTCTAAATTTTATAGAAGGTAAAGACGCAAATCACGTGCTTCTTTGGGGTGAGAGAGGATGTGGCAAGTCAAGCCTTGTAAGGGCTGTTTTTACTAAGTTTTATAAAGAGGGACTTCGCATCATTGAGATCGGCTGCGAAGATCTAAAATACCTTGGCGACATCATTGATGAGATCAGAAAGAGTGAGTTTAAATTTATCATTTTCTGCGATGATCTAAGCTTTGAAAATGGTAGCAATGAGTATAAATTTCTAAAGCCTATCATGGACGGCTCTATCCAAAAGCCGCCAAAAAACGTACTTTTATACGCTACGTCAAACCGCAGACATCTAATAAGTGAGTTTAAAAGCGAAAATGAAAACTCAGAGCTAATTGACGGCGAAATCCACTACAGCGACGCAGCTCAGGAGAAAATTTCTCTCTCAGATCGCTTTGGCCTTTGGATCAGCTTTTATCAAGGCAACTACGACGAGTATCTAAAAATGGTTGATTTTTACTTTAAAGACTATAAAGGCAATAAAGACGAGCTTCATACGCTTGCTAAAAATTTCGCAACACTCAGAGCCAGTAGAAGTGGCAGGACGGCAAAGCAGTTTTATCTTACTTTTAAAGAAAATTTAAAATGA
- the rpmB gene encoding 50S ribosomal protein L28: MSKRCAITGKGPMIGNNVSHANNKTKRRFLPNLRTIRVTLEDGTTRKIKVAASTLRTMKKQSN, encoded by the coding sequence ATGTCAAAAAGATGTGCGATAACAGGCAAAGGACCGATGATAGGCAACAATGTGAGCCACGCTAACAATAAAACTAAAAGAAGATTCTTGCCAAATCTTAGAACGATTCGCGTTACACTAGAAGATGGTACTACAAGAAAGATAAAAGTTGCTGCTTCTACTCTAAGAACGATGAAAAAACAATCAAACTAA
- a CDS encoding GGDEF domain-containing protein: protein MAAVTVSQIVKEALNEIKDRHLMLTPENYTEVYNEISKKYGFTTEESKKIEKYISRLGDEYKNQALSLHIKTVDEFVAFMTARLSRGAQQGAGFATDDKKLQSLNAFARRILQAISMLHNKDAKSLAEQSMQLLARRYDEKNLEEMCLRWFDFVSSYDTEFLEFLKYYGVRNFDDLKTMSSELEKFLTQKDEDGEEDVLIQLLSLTLEPSITKDLDEELSTIRSTLKQNPKTLNSKEFQEKVKAFVDRRIEEDRTEIIEKVGSLNNVLQNISEKISDIAVSSQSSSDKVKSIKNDLKNVNLNTNSIDQVRSMLIEIAGALEIESKELGIEMHNRQATILELQNRVNSLEKELEEAKLESKEDFLTKVSTKRALMNEIQRIEEAYKRYGTDYSICFVDIDHFKSINDTYGHEAGDVILSAVAQVLKKNARKVDFVGRYGGEEFVILLPSTGLKDSVKFGDKLRSMIENFKFIYKNERIKVTISSGIATRSANLSETMTLEAADKMLYLSKENGRNQVMPKIIEEK, encoded by the coding sequence ATGGCAGCAGTAACCGTTAGTCAAATAGTCAAGGAAGCCTTAAATGAGATCAAAGATCGCCATTTGATGCTAACGCCAGAGAATTACACTGAAGTATATAATGAAATTTCTAAAAAATACGGCTTTACAACAGAAGAGAGTAAAAAGATAGAAAAATATATCTCAAGGCTTGGTGATGAATATAAAAATCAAGCCTTGAGCCTTCATATAAAGACGGTCGATGAGTTTGTTGCTTTTATGACTGCTAGGCTCTCTAGAGGTGCTCAACAAGGAGCAGGATTTGCGACTGACGATAAAAAATTACAATCACTAAACGCATTTGCTAGAAGAATTCTCCAAGCTATCTCAATGCTTCACAATAAAGATGCAAAAAGCTTAGCAGAGCAAAGTATGCAACTGCTCGCTAGAAGATATGATGAGAAAAATCTTGAAGAAATGTGCCTTAGATGGTTTGACTTTGTTAGCTCTTACGACACTGAATTTTTAGAATTTTTGAAATATTATGGTGTTAGAAATTTTGATGATTTAAAGACAATGAGTTCTGAACTTGAAAAATTTCTTACACAAAAAGATGAAGATGGTGAAGAGGATGTTTTGATTCAGCTTTTAAGCCTTACTCTTGAGCCTTCTATTACAAAGGATCTTGATGAAGAGCTTAGCACGATAAGAAGTACTTTGAAGCAAAATCCTAAAACCTTAAATAGCAAAGAATTTCAAGAAAAGGTAAAGGCATTTGTTGATCGCAGAATAGAAGAAGATAGAACAGAAATCATAGAAAAAGTTGGTTCGTTAAATAATGTCTTACAAAATATAAGCGAGAAAATTTCTGATATCGCGGTTAGTTCGCAAAGTAGTTCCGATAAAGTAAAAAGCATTAAAAATGATCTTAAAAATGTAAATTTAAATACAAATAGCATTGATCAAGTAAGAAGCATGCTTATTGAGATCGCTGGTGCTCTGGAGATAGAGAGCAAAGAGCTTGGTATCGAGATGCACAATAGGCAAGCTACTATTTTAGAGCTTCAAAACAGAGTAAATAGTCTTGAAAAAGAGCTTGAGGAAGCTAAGTTGGAGAGCAAAGAGGACTTTTTGACAAAAGTATCTACCAAGCGTGCTTTGATGAACGAGATTCAACGCATTGAAGAGGCATATAAACGCTATGGGACTGATTATTCTATCTGCTTTGTTGATATTGATCATTTCAAAAGCATAAACGATACTTATGGGCATGAGGCTGGAGATGTTATTCTTTCAGCAGTAGCTCAAGTGCTTAAGAAAAATGCTAGAAAGGTTGATTTTGTCGGTAGGTATGGCGGTGAAGAATTTGTAATCTTACTTCCAAGTACTGGCTTAAAAGATAGTGTTAAATTTGGGGATAAGCTAAGAAGTATGATAGAAAATTTCAAATTTATCTATAAAAACGAGCGCATCAAAGTTACTATAAGCTCTGGTATAGCGACAAGAAGTGCAAATTTAAGCGAGACGATGACGCTTGAAGCTGCTGATAAGATGCTTTATCTCTCAAAAGAAAATGGTAGAAATCAAGTCATGCCAAAGATAATCGAGGAAAAATGA
- the cysK gene encoding cysteine synthase A yields the protein MIYDNIVKTIGNTPIVKIKTGADEAEIYVKLEFFNPGGSVKDRIAFNMITKMLADGTLKHGDTIVEPTSGNTGIGVAMCGAALGFKVILCMPESMSIERRKIVAAYGAQLELTPASGGMKAAIARATELAAQPNHVMLSQFENKYNPQAHELTTAAEIVADFSKLDAFVAGVGTGGTISGVAKILKEKGYDTKIIAVEPEASPVLSGGNPGPHKIQGIGAGFLPNTMNMNLVSEVEKVSNDDALNAARAIAKSDGLMIGISGGAAYVAAKRVAKRLGAGKKVLFIAPDNGERYLSTELYGA from the coding sequence ATGATTTACGATAACATCGTTAAAACGATTGGCAATACACCTATTGTAAAGATAAAAACAGGTGCTGATGAAGCCGAAATTTACGTAAAACTAGAGTTTTTTAACCCAGGTGGCTCTGTAAAAGATAGGATTGCATTTAATATGATAACTAAAATGCTAGCTGACGGTACGCTAAAACATGGTGATACTATCGTTGAGCCAACGAGCGGAAATACTGGTATTGGTGTAGCGATGTGCGGTGCTGCACTTGGTTTTAAAGTGATACTTTGCATGCCAGAGAGCATGAGTATCGAAAGACGCAAGATCGTTGCTGCTTATGGCGCACAGCTTGAGCTTACTCCAGCGTCTGGTGGTATGAAAGCAGCGATCGCAAGAGCTACAGAGCTAGCAGCTCAGCCAAATCACGTAATGCTAAGCCAGTTTGAAAACAAGTATAACCCACAAGCTCACGAACTAACAACAGCTGCTGAGATCGTGGCTGATTTTAGTAAGCTTGATGCATTTGTAGCTGGTGTTGGCACAGGTGGTACAATAAGTGGCGTAGCAAAAATTTTAAAAGAAAAGGGCTATGATACTAAGATCATCGCAGTTGAGCCTGAGGCATCGCCGGTTTTAAGTGGTGGCAACCCAGGACCACATAAAATTCAAGGCATTGGAGCCGGATTTTTACCAAATACTATGAATATGAACTTAGTTAGCGAGGTAGAAAAAGTAAGCAACGATGACGCACTAAACGCAGCTAGAGCAATTGCAAAAAGTGATGGACTCATGATAGGTATAAGCGGTGGTGCTGCTTACGTGGCTGCAAAAAGAGTAGCTAAAAGACTTGGCGCTGGCAAAAAAGTACTTTTCATAGCTCCAGATAATGGTGAAAGATACTTAAGCACAGAGCTTTACGGAGCATAA
- a CDS encoding endonuclease III domain-containing protein, with translation MRSTDLFLTLFNHKGKNFDELKWPGEGTFEVVLGAILVQNTNWKNVEKALNNLKNAGKDSLNGICSLENSELATLIKPSGFYNTKAKRLKTLCLAIKNEFGDFENFKENVGREWLISVRGVGAETCDAILAYACGKPYMVVDAYALRIMAYFDYNFECYDEAAEWFSSLDYDEIYKILDSEKFNEIEILKLYHALILEFCKENFKGKILSQNGQKILSSIKN, from the coding sequence ATGAGATCAACTGATCTATTTTTAACCTTGTTTAACCACAAAGGCAAAAATTTTGATGAGCTAAAATGGCCAGGTGAGGGCACTTTTGAGGTTGTTTTGGGTGCTATTTTAGTGCAAAATACCAATTGGAAAAACGTAGAAAAAGCGCTAAATAATCTAAAAAACGCAGGTAAAGATAGCCTAAATGGTATCTGTTCTCTTGAAAACAGCGAGCTTGCCACTCTTATAAAGCCAAGTGGCTTTTACAACACAAAGGCAAAACGACTAAAGACGCTTTGTCTGGCTATAAAAAATGAATTTGGTGATTTTGAAAACTTTAAAGAAAACGTAGGCCGCGAGTGGCTCATAAGCGTAAGAGGCGTTGGCGCAGAGACTTGTGATGCGATACTTGCTTATGCTTGCGGCAAGCCTTACATGGTCGTTGATGCCTATGCGCTTAGGATAATGGCATATTTTGATTATAATTTCGAGTGCTACGACGAGGCAGCTGAGTGGTTTAGCTCGCTTGATTATGATGAAATTTATAAAATTCTTGATAGCGAGAAATTTAACGAGATTGAAATTTTAAAGCTCTATCATGCACTTATTTTGGAGTTTTGTAAAGAGAATTTCAAAGGTAAAATTTTAAGTCAAAATGGCCAAAAAATATTAAGCAGCATTAAAAATTAA
- the mfd gene encoding transcription-repair coupling factor, with the protein MQAKVYEYLLTHAPQILICEDDKEAALCADAASFAGFSAFKLPDFRAKKGDDLRSFNEELFEISSVLSKYYKFDGKKIIISPFSTLLNPLPTQKNLESSTIKLKDNLNLSEFADLLIRFGYECVDIVESVGEFSIRGEVIDIYGVNMDDPVRILLFGDEVESIRNYNTATQISNKAELSEAEIVPFIANLSKDEFEKVSQKIEDMQSDALVSDLNSLGFWAIDSFSDYLKEFDSKLVKKIDFEIYDAPEEKIKGIEILPEPKVYKDLEVTLNFDFFELNKSKSITVLSRNEGLFKGYELDGFANVKLEISPLVVNLTSSDKIVVSLNKFEKKRRVKRSSLVVDELKINDYVVHEDYGIGRFLGLEKIKVLGATKEFVVIAYQNDDKLLLPVEHLNLIDRYIAQNGSMAVLDRLGKANFAKIKEKVREKLFAIASKIVAMAAKRELIAGKILQKEDISYLNFVQDAGFSYTSDQQKAVNDIKDELKSGKVMDRLLSGDVGFGKTEVAMNAIFTCIKSGFSAFFFVPTTLLSSQHYKTLSQRFSKFGIKVFRLDRFSSAKEKTSLQKALKENEPIVCVGTHALLGVKAENLGLIVVDEEHKFGVKQKEQLKEISQHSHILSMSATPIPRSLNMALSKIKTYSILATPPSSRLDVRTSVREWDEKVVKEAIMRELRRGGQTFYIHNHIADIEQTANELRKILPKLRILILHSKINAKVTEDEMMKFERGEYDLLLCTSIVESGIHLPNANTIIVENANKFGMADLHQLRGRVGRSDKQAYCYFLVEDKDAISKDALKRLVALEGNSFLGAGSVLAYHDLEIRGGGNIIGEAQSGHIEAIGYSLYLKMLEDEINKLLNQDSAKLDKIDLKLSVSAFLNQEFIREDRLRLEIYRRLSKCKEVAEVYEIQSELEDRFGKIDTFTKQFLDVIIIKILAIKASIKTISNSEQNILITKNDDEKIRLKSRSKDDDDVLAEILVYLRKDKK; encoded by the coding sequence ATGCAAGCAAAGGTCTATGAGTATCTTTTAACACATGCCCCACAAATTCTCATCTGCGAAGATGATAAAGAGGCGGCACTCTGCGCTGATGCGGCCAGTTTTGCTGGCTTTAGCGCATTTAAACTACCTGATTTTAGAGCTAAAAAGGGCGATGATCTAAGAAGCTTTAACGAAGAGCTCTTTGAGATTTCATCCGTTCTTAGCAAATACTATAAATTTGATGGCAAAAAGATCATCATAAGCCCATTTAGCACGCTTTTAAACCCACTTCCAACGCAAAAAAACCTAGAAAGCTCAACAATCAAGCTAAAAGATAATCTAAATTTAAGCGAATTTGCCGACTTACTCATACGCTTTGGCTACGAGTGCGTCGATATCGTTGAGAGCGTTGGCGAGTTTAGCATTCGTGGCGAAGTTATTGACATTTACGGCGTAAATATGGACGATCCTGTTAGGATTCTGCTTTTTGGCGATGAAGTGGAGAGCATAAGAAACTATAACACCGCAACGCAAATTAGCAACAAAGCTGAGTTAAGCGAAGCCGAGATCGTGCCATTTATCGCAAATTTGAGTAAAGACGAGTTTGAAAAGGTCAGTCAAAAGATCGAGGATATGCAAAGTGACGCCTTGGTGAGTGATCTAAATTCGCTTGGATTTTGGGCGATAGATAGCTTTAGTGACTACTTAAAAGAATTTGACTCAAAACTTGTTAAAAAAATCGATTTTGAAATTTATGACGCACCAGAGGAGAAAATCAAGGGCATTGAAATTTTGCCTGAGCCAAAGGTTTATAAAGATCTTGAGGTTACTTTAAATTTTGACTTTTTTGAGCTAAATAAAAGCAAAAGCATAACCGTTCTTTCAAGAAATGAGGGACTTTTTAAGGGCTATGAGCTTGATGGCTTTGCCAACGTAAAGCTTGAAATTTCGCCCCTTGTAGTAAATTTAACCTCAAGTGATAAGATTGTAGTATCGCTTAATAAATTTGAGAAAAAAAGGCGAGTAAAACGCTCAAGCCTCGTGGTGGACGAGCTAAAAATAAATGACTACGTCGTGCATGAAGATTATGGTATAGGTAGATTTTTAGGGCTTGAAAAGATCAAGGTTTTGGGCGCGACAAAGGAATTTGTGGTTATCGCCTACCAAAATGACGACAAGCTTCTTTTGCCAGTTGAGCATCTAAATTTAATAGATCGCTACATCGCGCAAAATGGCTCTATGGCGGTACTGGACCGCTTGGGCAAGGCAAATTTTGCCAAGATAAAAGAAAAGGTCAGAGAAAAACTCTTCGCGATCGCCTCAAAGATCGTAGCGATGGCTGCAAAAAGGGAGCTAATCGCAGGCAAAATTTTGCAAAAAGAGGATATCTCTTATCTAAATTTCGTCCAAGACGCTGGCTTTTCATACACGAGTGACCAACAAAAAGCGGTAAATGATATAAAAGATGAGCTAAAAAGCGGTAAGGTGATGGATAGGCTGCTTAGTGGCGACGTGGGCTTTGGCAAGACCGAAGTTGCGATGAATGCCATATTTACCTGCATAAAATCAGGCTTTAGCGCATTTTTCTTCGTGCCAACGACGCTTCTTAGCTCGCAGCACTACAAGACGCTAAGCCAGAGATTTAGCAAATTTGGCATAAAAGTCTTTAGGCTGGATCGCTTCTCAAGCGCCAAAGAAAAAACAAGCCTGCAAAAAGCGCTAAAAGAAAATGAGCCCATAGTTTGTGTGGGTACGCATGCGCTTCTTGGCGTAAAGGCTGAAAATTTAGGGCTTATCGTCGTTGATGAAGAGCATAAATTTGGCGTTAAGCAAAAAGAGCAGCTAAAAGAAATTTCTCAGCACTCACACATCCTAAGTATGAGCGCCACGCCGATACCAAGAAGCCTAAATATGGCGCTTAGCAAGATAAAAACATATAGTATTTTAGCCACTCCGCCAAGCTCAAGGCTGGATGTGAGAACAAGCGTGAGAGAGTGGGACGAAAAGGTCGTCAAAGAGGCGATCATGCGTGAGTTAAGACGCGGTGGGCAGACCTTTTACATCCACAACCACATCGCAGACATCGAGCAGACGGCAAATGAGCTAAGAAAAATTTTGCCAAAGCTTAGAATTTTGATACTTCACTCAAAGATAAATGCGAAAGTTACTGAAGATGAGATGATGAAATTTGAGCGGGGTGAGTACGACTTGCTGCTTTGCACCAGTATCGTTGAAAGTGGTATTCATTTGCCAAATGCAAACACCATAATCGTAGAAAATGCCAATAAATTTGGAATGGCTGACTTACATCAGCTCCGTGGACGAGTTGGCAGAAGCGACAAGCAGGCTTATTGCTACTTTTTGGTGGAAGATAAAGACGCCATTAGTAAAGACGCGCTAAAACGACTTGTCGCACTCGAGGGCAACTCGTTTTTGGGCGCTGGCTCGGTGCTTGCCTATCACGACCTTGAGATAAGAGGTGGCGGTAACATCATCGGCGAGGCGCAAAGCGGCCACATCGAGGCTATCGGCTACTCGCTATATCTAAAGATGCTAGAAGACGAGATCAACAAACTTCTTAATCAAGACTCCGCAAAGCTTGATAAGATCGATCTAAAACTTAGTGTGAGCGCCTTTTTAAATCAAGAATTTATAAGAGAAGATAGGTTAAGGCTTGAAATTTACAGGCGCCTTAGCAAGTGTAAAGAGGTAGCCGAGGTCTATGAGATACAAAGCGAGCTTGAGGATAGATTTGGCAAAATAGATACATTTACAAAGCAGTTTTTAGATGTCATCATCATCAAAATTTTAGCCATAAAAGCTAGTATAAAAACGATCTCAAATAGCGAACAAAATATACTAATAACAAAAAATGATGATGAGAAAATCAGGCTAAAGTCACGTAGCAAGGACGATGACGATGTTTTGGCTGAAATTTTGGTCTATCTAAGAAAGGATAAGAAATGA
- a CDS encoding potassium channel family protein has protein sequence MSFLSRLLKFLNWSNSTKPEISLDTELYEQLKPFRFPLISVVLLLLFGTLGYVLIDNFSLIDAFYQAGMTFTTVGFTEVAPITPKGRIFTITFILIGFIIFTLSIGIVVEVLKRGTLISILKERRMLYRIARLKNHFVICYHNLYTIELSAQFRENHIPFVVVDDREDIAELAQIYKYPYFIKAQPHTQIAFLKTHLSSAKGLITLSSNIADNIALIASVRLYEKEIGRRKPYHIITNAETEDDTQRLKKLGADNVVSPSRLVAQRLSAMSVRPDMENLLEQFLYTKNSPIDIEEILVPDYSWIRFKRLKETHLRNITNADIVGIRDINNNFVPMPNGDTLVGTGSKLLVIGTVDGIRLTKRVVKSKHKPEEFKYV, from the coding sequence ATGTCTTTTCTCTCAAGACTTTTAAAATTCCTCAACTGGTCAAACTCTACAAAACCAGAAATAAGCCTAGATACTGAGCTTTACGAACAATTAAAACCTTTTAGATTTCCACTAATTTCAGTCGTATTACTGTTACTTTTTGGAACATTAGGTTATGTCTTAATAGATAATTTCTCGCTAATAGATGCCTTTTACCAAGCTGGTATGACTTTTACAACAGTTGGTTTTACCGAAGTTGCTCCAATAACTCCAAAGGGCAGAATTTTTACTATCACATTTATACTTATTGGTTTTATTATATTTACACTATCGATTGGTATTGTGGTTGAGGTTTTAAAAAGAGGTACATTAATTAGCATTTTAAAGGAACGACGCATGCTTTATAGGATCGCAAGACTAAAAAATCACTTCGTTATTTGTTATCACAATCTATACACAATCGAACTTAGTGCTCAATTTCGCGAAAATCATATACCTTTTGTAGTGGTCGATGATAGAGAAGATATCGCAGAGCTAGCTCAAATTTATAAATATCCATATTTCATAAAAGCTCAGCCACACACACAAATTGCCTTTTTGAAAACACATCTATCAAGCGCAAAAGGACTTATAACTCTTAGCTCAAATATTGCTGATAATATCGCCCTTATAGCATCTGTAAGACTTTATGAAAAAGAGATAGGTCGCAGAAAGCCTTATCATATCATCACAAATGCAGAGACAGAAGACGATACGCAAAGATTAAAAAAATTAGGCGCCGACAATGTGGTAAGTCCATCTCGCTTAGTCGCGCAGCGATTAAGTGCCATGAGCGTAAGGCCGGACATGGAAAATTTATTAGAGCAGTTTTTGTATACAAAAAATTCACCTATCGATATAGAAGAAATTCTTGTTCCTGATTACTCTTGGATAAGATTTAAAAGACTAAAAGAGACTCATCTACGAAATATCACAAATGCAGATATAGTAGGCATTAGAGATATAAATAATAATTTTGTACCAATGCCAAATGGTGACACATTAGTAGGAACAGGATCAAAGCTTTTAGTCATCGGTACCGTTGATGGAATACGTCTAACCAAGCGCGTTGTAAAAAGCAAACACAAACCTGAAGAATTTAAATACGTATAA
- a CDS encoding YdcH family protein, producing MLHEYTDLINELKKTDARFATLCKKHDELNKKIDENLAKPSELDGLKKEKLKLKDEIYAQILKYKEQK from the coding sequence ATGTTACATGAATATACAGACCTTATAAATGAGCTAAAGAAAACCGATGCTCGTTTTGCTACTCTTTGCAAAAAACATGATGAGCTAAATAAAAAAATAGATGAGAATCTAGCAAAACCATCAGAGCTTGATGGTTTAAAGAAAGAAAAATTAAAACTAAAAGATGAAATTTATGCTCAAATTTTAAAATACAAAGAGCAAAAATAA
- the lptE gene encoding LPS assembly lipoprotein LptE, translating to MRYFLAFFIAFFICGCGYKPVSKITHDLVGDKIYVDVIISKEEPKNSVWIKDAVKEGMVARLNKDLSSKESADTSIIISVKDLNYEAIIYDEFGYITSYKAHLSLNYKTKFKDGSVVDIPATGEYDFSVARRQKDVRFADSILSDTQKYEAIKEASKEAFDEYIASLAVKGYRNGSSNR from the coding sequence TTGAGATATTTTTTAGCGTTTTTTATTGCGTTTTTTATCTGCGGGTGTGGGTATAAACCAGTTTCAAAGATCACACATGATCTAGTTGGCGATAAAATTTACGTTGATGTGATTATTAGTAAAGAAGAGCCAAAAAATAGTGTTTGGATAAAGGATGCTGTAAAAGAGGGCATGGTCGCAAGGCTAAATAAAGATTTATCAAGTAAAGAGAGTGCTGATACTTCGATAATTATTTCGGTAAAAGATTTAAATTACGAAGCAATTATTTATGATGAATTTGGCTACATTACATCATACAAAGCACATCTTAGCTTAAATTATAAGACTAAATTTAAAGATGGCAGCGTAGTTGATATTCCAGCCACTGGCGAGTATGACTTTAGTGTCGCAAGACGTCAAAAAGATGTAAGATTTGCTGACAGCATTCTTAGTGATACTCAAAAATACGAAGCTATCAAAGAGGCATCAAAAGAGGCTTTTGATGAGTATATCGCAAGTTTAGCGGTAAAAGGATATAGAAATGGCAGCAGTAACCGTTAG
- the epsC gene encoding serine O-acetyltransferase EpsC, which yields MRESLKELVQTVREKDPSVHKCCFLAILINTPGIHAVLFHKISHFLYKKERFFLARLISQIARFLTGIEIHPGAKIGRRFFIDHGMGVVIGETAEIGDDVMMYHQVTLGGTGKECGKRHPTVKNGVTIAAGSKILGAITIGENAKIGANSVVLKNVPANATVVGIPARIVRVNGTKFEPEFII from the coding sequence ATGCGGGAGAGTCTAAAGGAGCTAGTTCAAACTGTTCGTGAAAAAGACCCATCTGTACATAAGTGTTGCTTTTTGGCAATACTTATAAACACTCCTGGTATTCATGCGGTTTTGTTTCATAAAATTTCTCATTTTTTATATAAAAAAGAACGTTTTTTTCTAGCTAGACTCATCTCACAAATTGCAAGATTTTTAACAGGCATTGAGATCCACCCTGGCGCAAAGATCGGTAGGAGATTTTTTATAGATCATGGCATGGGTGTGGTTATCGGTGAGACAGCTGAGATAGGCGATGATGTAATGATGTATCATCAAGTAACACTTGGAGGCACCGGAAAAGAGTGTGGCAAAAGGCACCCGACTGTAAAAAATGGTGTGACTATCGCAGCTGGCTCGAAAATACTAGGTGCCATAACGATCGGCGAAAATGCCAAGATCGGCGCAAACTCGGTCGTGCTAAAAAATGTCCCAGCAAACGCGACAGTCGTTGGTATACCAGCAAGAATAGTTCGAGTAAATGGGACAAAATTTGAACCAGAATTTATTATCTAA
- a CDS encoding Mur ligase family protein produces the protein MSLVKFLDGKPLYYKEIDYGRIIRAYATIKEHIKPFKIIHIIGTNGKGSTGRFLAQILSQNGAKVGHYTSPHIFKFNERFWLKGEVASDEILEAAHERLQALLSDEYKVKTSYFEYMTLLSAVLFEGCDYFVCEAGMGGVLDATNVFEKELSIFTPIGLDHTAVLGDSLEEISRTKFEAMGARAILNDEMNEISVAIAKEIASERSAILSFPREILTKENLNEIANYADKFNLPEFLRSNLTLAYAAAKILDSSIDIKKLGALSLRGRCEKIASNLYVDVGHNELGAKAIAKKFNSKEFSDKKLTLVYNSFLDKDFKAVLAALKPVVEDVLLYHYHCEGRELGGELINKALNELGISHREFEPSDMNDIKEAKNGKIYLAFGSFHLAEAFLKEYYASKGL, from the coding sequence ATGAGCCTAGTTAAATTCCTTGATGGCAAACCACTTTACTACAAAGAAATTGATTATGGTAGGATTATTAGAGCGTATGCGACTATAAAAGAGCATATAAAGCCATTTAAGATTATTCACATAATAGGCACAAACGGCAAAGGTAGCACTGGCCGCTTTTTAGCGCAAATTTTAAGCCAAAACGGTGCAAAAGTCGGGCACTACACAAGCCCTCATATATTTAAATTTAACGAGCGATTTTGGCTAAAAGGCGAGGTCGCTAGCGATGAAATTTTAGAAGCAGCTCACGAGCGCTTGCAGGCTCTTTTAAGTGACGAGTACAAGGTAAAAACGAGCTATTTTGAGTATATGACGCTGCTTTCTGCCGTGCTTTTTGAGGGCTGTGACTACTTTGTCTGTGAGGCTGGCATGGGTGGTGTGCTTGATGCGACAAATGTTTTTGAAAAAGAGTTAAGTATTTTTACGCCCATCGGACTTGATCATACGGCAGTTCTTGGAGATAGCTTAGAAGAAATTTCACGCACGAAATTTGAGGCTATGGGCGCAAGAGCTATTTTAAATGATGAGATGAACGAGATAAGCGTTGCTATCGCAAAAGAGATCGCAAGCGAGAGGAGCGCAATTTTGAGCTTCCCAAGAGAAATTTTAACAAAAGAAAATTTAAACGAGATCGCAAACTATGCAGATAAATTTAATCTGCCAGAGTTTTTACGATCAAATTTAACTCTAGCCTACGCTGCGGCTAAAATTTTAGATAGCAGCATAGATATCAAAAAGCTTGGCGCTTTATCGCTTCGTGGCAGATGCGAAAAGATCGCTTCAAATTTATACGTTGATGTCGGTCACAACGAGCTTGGCGCTAAGGCTATAGCTAAGAAATTTAACTCTAAAGAGTTTAGTGATAAGAAGCTAACTCTAGTTTATAACTCATTTTTAGATAAAGATTTTAAGGCGGTTTTGGCAGCTTTAAAGCCAGTCGTTGAGGACGTGCTGCTTTATCACTACCACTGCGAGGGCAGGGAGCTTGGAGGAGAGCTCATAAACAAAGCGCTAAATGAGCTTGGAATTTCGCATAGAGAGTTTGAGCCAAGCGATATGAACGATATAAAAGAGGCAAAAAACGGCAAAATTTATCTAGCCTTTGGCTCATTTCATCTAGCCGAAGCCTTTTTAAAAGAGTACTATGCAAGCAAAGGTCTATGA